A region of the Bryobacteraceae bacterium genome:
GCGCTGATCCGGGTGGAATGCACGGGGATCTGCAACACCGACCTGGAGCTGCTGCGCGGCTATTATGACTTCCGCGGCATACCCGGCCACGAATTCACCGGCGTGGTGGTCGAGGGAAGTCCGCGATGGCAGGGGAGGCGCGTGGTGGGGGAGGTCAACCTTGCCTGCGGGAGCTGCGCCTGGTGCGGGCGCAGCATGCGCCGGCACTGCCCGAAACGCAAGGTGCTCGGAATTCGCGGTCACGCGGGCGCGCTGGCCGAATTCATCACGCTGCCGGAAGAAAACCTGCATGCCGCGCCCGGCGGTCTCGGTCCGCGCGAGCTCGTCTTCTGCGAGCCGCTGGCGGCAGCCTGCGAGATCCTGGATCAGGTGAAGATTCCGCGCGGGACGCGCGCGGCCGTGCTTGGCGACGGCAAGCTGGGGCTGCTGATTGCGCAGGTGCTCCAGCAGGCAGGGGCGCGCGTCAGTCTCATTGGCCGGCATGGCGAGCGCCGGGGCTGGATCGAGCGGCGCGGCATCCGATTCCATCCGGCGGATGCGGCGCCGCGCACGCGCTTCCCCTTCGTGGTGGAGGCCACGGGCAGCGCGGCCGGGCTGGAGGAGGCGCTGCGGCTTTGCGAGCCGCGCGGCACGGTGATCCTCAAGAGCACCGTGCACGGGAAAGCGGAGCTCGACAGCGCGAAGGTCGTGGTGGACGAGCTCGTCCTGGTCGGATCGCGGTGCGGACGGTTTGAGCCGGCGCTGCGACTGCTGGAGCAGCGGCAGGTGGACGTCGGGCCGATGATCGACTCGGAATTTCCGCTGGATCAGGTGGCGCAGGCGTTCGAGCGGGCCGCGGCGCCCGGGGCTCTCAAGGTGCTGGTGTGGTGTGCTGCGCCGGACGCGCCAGCCGCCAGTAGCGCTCGATCACACGCTCGACGTAGTTGAGCGTCTCGCGAAAAGGCGGCAGGCCATTGTAGCGCTCCACGGCGGCCGGGCCGGCGTTATAGGCCGCCAGGGCGCGGCGAACCGGATTGGGCGTGTTGCGGTAGCGCAGCAGCAGTTGGCGCAGGAAGCGCACGCCGGCGTCGACGTTCTGTTCCGGGTCGTGCGGATCCGCGCCGAGCCCAGCCGCGGTGGAGGGCATCAGCTGCATGATGCCGAAGGCGCCTATAGGCGACACAGCCGCCGGCTGATAGGCGGACTCGGCCCAGGCGACGGCGTGAACCAGTTCCGGGGGCAGGCCGTGGCGGAGCGCGGCCTCGGTGACCAGTTCGCGCGGGTCCCGCCGCGCTTTTTGCGGCGGCGGCGCCGCGGGCGCGGCCTCGCGGGGCTCCTCCGGCGCCGGCAGCGATTCGATGCCCGCAATCGAAGAGGCGGGCAGCTCGATGCGGCCGCCTTCGAAATACAGGACGCAGCGGGCTTCGCCGTGCAGACACTCGGCTTGCAGGGCGCTCATCTGCGCGCCCGTCGTGAAGGTGACCAGCACGGCGCCGCGGGCGGAGACGGCCAGAAACAAAAGCGGCAGAAAATGTTTGCTCACGCCCGGCCGGCGCGGCTGCTTGCGGCGGATCGGCTCACTGCACGTCATCGCCGGCGAAATCGTCCTCACCTGAAGCGGACTGCTGCCGGCCGGGGGCGGCCGGCCGGCCTGCGTTCAGGTGTTCAAAGTGCATGGCGGCGTTCAGCAGCAGCATGAAGCTGCCCTGCGTCTGCTGGCGCCACATGGGGTTCATGGCGAAAAGCAGATAGTGGCCCCTGCCGCGTGGCACGTCGATGAGCGCGGGCCGGCCGGCGAGCTCGCGACCGCCGGCCAGCATGCCGGACACGAGCAGTTCTTTCTCGCCGGCGAAGCGCATCAGCACGCGCGGGCGCTCCTGCGGCGGCGGCAGATAGGCTCGCATGGCCTCCATCATCTCTTCGCTCATCTCGCCGGGACGCACGGGCGGCGCAGGGGGTGCGGGCGGTCGGCCCTGCACCACGTCCGGATCATCCAGCCCGCCGCGGCCGGAAGGACGTGAAGCCGGCTGCTGTCCGCCGGCCTGGCCTCCGGGGCCTCGGCCCAGCCCTCCAGCAAGACTGACGTTGAACACCGGCGCGGTGTTGAAATAAACCGGCAACCGGCCCTCGTAGCCGTACATCACCGGGCTGCCCGGGTCGGCCACTTCGGCATTCAGAACCGAGCCGCGGGCGCGCAGTTCGCGCGCCGGTTCGATGGTGACGCCGTCCACCAGGCCGAAGTCGATGGGCAGGGACGAGTTGCCGGCGATGGTCACAAACAGCCCGCCCTCCTCGACAAAGCGGCGGATGTTGGCGAGGCCCTCCAGCTCGATGCCGCCGCGGATGTCGTCGGTCTGGTCGGGCGACGTCCCGAGATTGGGCGTCAGTTCGGACGCCTTCCACGGGATGGGCTCGCCGCGTTTTGGAATGCCCTGAAGAAGGCGGCGCGAATCGGCGTTCACGTGTCCGAGGACGATGACGTCGTATTTTTGGCGCAGGTTCGGGGTGTCGCGCAGCGTGTGGACCGAGATGTAGTCGTAGGGGACGCCCGTCGACTCGAGCCCGAGCCGGAACCAGCCCTCGTTCTGCGTGTTGGTCCAGGTGTGGACCAGCGCGATGCGAGGCGCGGCCACCGGGTGCGAGTCCGTCCCGGGCATCTCCGCCACAGCCTGTAGGGTGAGCCCGACCTCGCGCGCGGCCTGTTCGACCAGCTCGCGCAGGTTGGCGGGATTGCCCTCGGCCGGAAGGATGAAACTGCCGGCGGGGAACTTCTTTCCGGCCGCTTCGAACGGCTTTTCCGCGGCCAGGAAGCGCACGTTGCGCAGGCGGAAGCGGAAGGTGGCGAGCGCGCGGTCCGCGTTGTGAGCAAGCAGGAAGACGCCGCCCTGGCCTTCGATGCCGCCCTCGGGCTTCGGCGGGGCCGGCAAAAGAGTGGCGGCGGCCTTGAGAATCGAGACGTCGGTGACGCGCGTTACCGGCACGTTGCGCAGCGCGCCGAGCGTCCAGCCGGTGTCGTCATAGGGCTGGGTGTCGTTCGGGCTGTAGTACTGGCGGTCCAGGAACATGTCCGCCAGCCGCGAGTAGGGCTGGTCCATGCGGACGAGGTATGAGCCGCGGGGAAACTTCGCGTTGCCGGCCCCCGCGTCCTCGTCCAGGCGATGAACCTCGACGCCGTGCGTCATGAGCTGTGCGACGAGGCTGGCGGCCTCGTTGGGACGGGGCGATGGGTGAATCACATATGCCGCAGGACCCTCGGTTACGGCCTTGGCGACGCTGCGTTTGCTCTTCAGCCAGAAATTCCGCAGGAAATGTTCGCGGTTTTTTGCCGTATAGTCGAGCGCAATCAGCAGCGCGCTCTGCTGGAGGTTGACGTTATTGCGCTGGGACCATTTCACCCGCGGCAGGGGCGGGTTGGGCCGGTACCAGGCCCGTTGCGTCTGCGCCTGCGGCACGGTGCGCTCGCGCGTGTCGGCGCCGCCGTTGCCGAATGTTTCATAGAATCTTCCGATGGCGTTGTGGCCGTGGGCGACCTGCATCATGTAATTGGCGCCCCAGCCGTCGTAAAAGCCCCAGGTCCATACGCCCGGCACGCCCCGTTTGGTCATTTCCTCGACCTCGTGCCAGGCCATCTTCTGCCACTCGTTGATTTCGATCGGATCGAGCCAGGCGTTGTAGGGGCCCATGCCGGTGGAGGTGTAGAGGAACGGCACGGATTCGTGCAGGTCATGCACCACCTGCGGATGAAACTCGAGGAATGTGCGGTTGATGTTGCGGCTCAGCGCGAGCGCCAGCGCGATGCCGTCGCGGTTGTTGTCGTGGGCCACGTATCTGCCCCAGTACAGCAGGGGCGGCGGCGTCCTGCCGGGGTTTGCCTTGCGCCACCGGTAGAGGTCGACCATGCGCTCGCGCCCGTCCACTTCGATGACCGGCGTGATCATGATGACGAGATTGCGCCTGAGGTTTTCGTAGAACGGCGATTCGGTGACGGCCAGGCGGTAGGCCAGCTCCATCAGCATTTCGGGCGATCCGGTCTCCGGCGAGTGGATGGCGCCGGTGGCCCAGTAAAAGGGCACGCCCTCGCTGATGAGCTTTTCGGCCTCGGCGTCCGGCGTGCGGCGGGGATCGGCCAGATGCGCGGTGATCTGCTTGAGGCGGTCGAGCCGCTTCAGGTTCTCTTCGCTGGAGACGAGCACGAGGATCATCTCGCGGCCTTCTTCCGTCTGCCCGATCGGGAGGACGCGGACACGCGGCGAACTGCGGGCCAGCTCGCGCATGTACCGGTGAACGTCCCTGGCGTAGGTGAGCCGGTTTTCTGCGCCGGCGATGTAGCCGAGGAACTTTTCAGGCGTGGGCACGGCGGGCGAGGCCGGGAGGTGGTCAACGAGCTCGGTGAGGAACATCGGACTGGTGGTCGCCTCGCGGATCTTCTTCGTGTAACCCTCGTCGAGCGGCTGGGCCGGGAGGGCGCAAACGGAAACAAGCACGGCCAGGGGACGGAATGCTGCGCGCATGTCCCCAGTATGCTTGAAGAGATGACCACCCTGACGCACCTCGAATGCAGCCTCTGTGGAAGACGGCACGAGGCAGGCCGGCCGTGGAACCTGTGCGAATGCGGGGGGCCGCTGCTGGCGCGCTACGATCTGGAGGCGGCGCGGCGGAGCTGGAGCCGGGAGTGGCTGGCCGGGGCGCCGGCGTCGATGTGGCGTTACGCGCCGGTGCTGCCGGTTTCGCAGCCGGCATCGATGGTGTCGCTCGGCGAGGGCTGGACGCCGATGATCCGCGCCCGGCGCTATGGGGAGTCGATCGGGGCCGGCGAGGTGTGGATCAAGGACGAAGGGCTGAACCCGACGGCGTCGTTCAAGGCGCGCGGGCTGGCCTGCTGCATCTCGATGTGCCGCGAACTGGGCGTGAGGAAGGTGGCCATCGGCAGCGCGGGCAACGCGGCGGGCGCGGCGGCAGCCTATGCCGCCGCGGCCGGAATTGAGGCCCACATTTTCATGCCGAGGGACGTGCCGGAGGCGAACTACATCGAGTGCATGAGCTACGGGGCGCGCGTTACCCTCGTCGACGGCCTGATCAGCGATTGCGGCCGCAGGGTGACGGAAGGTCGCGAGCGCGAGGGCTGGTTCGAGATCAACACGCTCAAGGAGCCATACCGCATCGAGGGCAAGAAGACGATGGGCTACGAAGTAGCCGAGCAGATGCAGTGGCGGCTGCCGGACGCCATCTTCTATCCGACCGGCGGCGGCGTGGGCCTGATCGGCATGTGGAAAGCCTTTGACGAAATGGAGGCGCTTGGCTGGATCGGCCCGGCGCGGCCAAAGATGATCGTGGTCCAGGCGGCGGGCTGCGCCCCGGTGGTCAGGGCGTTTGAGGAAGGGAAGGAGCGGACGGAATTCTGGCAGAATGCGCGTACCATTTCCTCCGGCCTGCGGGTGCCCAAGCCGTTGGGCGACTTTCTGATTCTGAAAATCGTCCGCGCAAGCGGAGGAACCTGTGTTGCGGTGGAGGACCGGGAAGCGCTGGAAGCGGGCGCGCGGCTGGGCCGCCTGGAGGGGATTTTCCCCTGTCCGGAAGGAGCGGCCTGTTTCGCTGCCCTGGAAAAACTGCTGGCCAGCGGTTTTCTCCGGCCGGAAGAGAAAATTGTGATTTTCAATACCGGTTCCGGGCTGAAATATCTTGAGGCGTATTCCCGGCTTTATCCGCGTGAAACAGGAGGCGCGGCCGACCGGCTGGGCGGCCTGATCACGCCGCGCTGATCAGGCGCGCAGCGGCCGTCCGGGTTTCACCGTGACCGGCGCCGCCAGCGGGACCCTACGGCCGCCCACCGTCAGCGAAGCCATTTCCAGCCGGCCCTCGACGGCTTCGATCCGCACCGGGGCCGTCCCGTTTTCCCGTACGGGGCCGATTTCGAAGACGCCCCAACCCGTGGCCGTGCTCCAGAAGCCACGGAAGGGGCGCCGGGCCACGGCCGGGGCGATCTCGACGGCACGCTCCGCGACATTGGCAAAGAAGCCGCCGTACAGCACCACCGCGCTCCAGGCCGAGAGCGCCCGCGCGTAATGATGGCCGCATTCGGGCTCGTCGAAGGGGTTGCGCTTCAGGCCGTCGTGGCGCCGCCTAACGGCTTCGATGATGGAGACGCCCTCATCCACCATTCCCATGCCGATCATCTGGGCCGCGGCCGGGTACTCGATGCCGGTCCAGGCCTCGGCGAAGTAGGGGAAGGGGATGCGCGGCCGCGGGGCTTTTGCGTAATCGCAGATCAGCAGCGCGGCCTCGTCATTCAGGGCGTAGATGCGCTGCACGCTCTCGTGTTCGGTGAGCGAGGGCCGCCGGTTGTAGCGCAGGATGGCCCGCAGCGCGGCGAGGATGTGGCCGCGGTCGAGCAGCGGCCCCAGCCGGCAGAGGTCCGCCTGGTACTGGCCAATGAGCTGATCGGCCAGGCAGCCTTCGCCGAGCTGGTAGTCGGGTTTTTCCGTGTCTTCCGATCCCATGGTGGAAACCAGCGTCTCGGCGATGGAGGCCCGGGGAAGGCCGCGCACCTTCTGGATGTAATACTCGCCATTGAACAGGTTGGCGTCGATCCATGCCGAGCCGCGCCGGAAGAGCTCCTCGCAACGGC
Encoded here:
- the thrC gene encoding threonine synthase, translated to MLEEMTTLTHLECSLCGRRHEAGRPWNLCECGGPLLARYDLEAARRSWSREWLAGAPASMWRYAPVLPVSQPASMVSLGEGWTPMIRARRYGESIGAGEVWIKDEGLNPTASFKARGLACCISMCRELGVRKVAIGSAGNAAGAAAAYAAAAGIEAHIFMPRDVPEANYIECMSYGARVTLVDGLISDCGRRVTEGREREGWFEINTLKEPYRIEGKKTMGYEVAEQMQWRLPDAIFYPTGGGVGLIGMWKAFDEMEALGWIGPARPKMIVVQAAGCAPVVRAFEEGKERTEFWQNARTISSGLRVPKPLGDFLILKIVRASGGTCVAVEDREALEAGARLGRLEGIFPCPEGAACFAALEKLLASGFLRPEEKIVIFNTGSGLKYLEAYSRLYPRETGGAADRLGGLITPR
- a CDS encoding alcohol dehydrogenase — encoded protein: MKAAWIEGGRVEIRQTPAPRRRRGEALIRVECTGICNTDLELLRGYYDFRGIPGHEFTGVVVEGSPRWQGRRVVGEVNLACGSCAWCGRSMRRHCPKRKVLGIRGHAGALAEFITLPEENLHAAPGGLGPRELVFCEPLAAACEILDQVKIPRGTRAAVLGDGKLGLLIAQVLQQAGARVSLIGRHGERRGWIERRGIRFHPADAAPRTRFPFVVEATGSAAGLEEALRLCEPRGTVILKSTVHGKAELDSAKVVVDELVLVGSRCGRFEPALRLLEQRQVDVGPMIDSEFPLDQVAQAFERAAAPGALKVLVWCAAPDAPAASSARSHARRS
- a CDS encoding peptidase, producing the protein MRAAFRPLAVLVSVCALPAQPLDEGYTKKIREATTSPMFLTELVDHLPASPAVPTPEKFLGYIAGAENRLTYARDVHRYMRELARSSPRVRVLPIGQTEEGREMILVLVSSEENLKRLDRLKQITAHLADPRRTPDAEAEKLISEGVPFYWATGAIHSPETGSPEMLMELAYRLAVTESPFYENLRRNLVIMITPVIEVDGRERMVDLYRWRKANPGRTPPPLLYWGRYVAHDNNRDGIALALALSRNINRTFLEFHPQVVHDLHESVPFLYTSTGMGPYNAWLDPIEINEWQKMAWHEVEEMTKRGVPGVWTWGFYDGWGANYMMQVAHGHNAIGRFYETFGNGGADTRERTVPQAQTQRAWYRPNPPLPRVKWSQRNNVNLQQSALLIALDYTAKNREHFLRNFWLKSKRSVAKAVTEGPAAYVIHPSPRPNEAASLVAQLMTHGVEVHRLDEDAGAGNAKFPRGSYLVRMDQPYSRLADMFLDRQYYSPNDTQPYDDTGWTLGALRNVPVTRVTDVSILKAAATLLPAPPKPEGGIEGQGGVFLLAHNADRALATFRFRLRNVRFLAAEKPFEAAGKKFPAGSFILPAEGNPANLRELVEQAAREVGLTLQAVAEMPGTDSHPVAAPRIALVHTWTNTQNEGWFRLGLESTGVPYDYISVHTLRDTPNLRQKYDVIVLGHVNADSRRLLQGIPKRGEPIPWKASELTPNLGTSPDQTDDIRGGIELEGLANIRRFVEEGGLFVTIAGNSSLPIDFGLVDGVTIEPARELRARGSVLNAEVADPGSPVMYGYEGRLPVYFNTAPVFNVSLAGGLGRGPGGQAGGQQPASRPSGRGGLDDPDVVQGRPPAPPAPPVRPGEMSEEMMEAMRAYLPPPQERPRVLMRFAGEKELLVSGMLAGGRELAGRPALIDVPRGRGHYLLFAMNPMWRQQTQGSFMLLLNAAMHFEHLNAGRPAAPGRQQSASGEDDFAGDDVQ